TCCGGGTTAGCGAAGAGTCAGCTAGCCGACAGCAACGCCCGAAGTGCCCGGGCATGAGGCGACACGCCCAACCCGACCGAGGCATGGCTGAACATGATGGGCGTCGACACGAAGACACGTGTCGCGGCTCTTGGGCTCCGTCTTCAGCGTTCCAGTCCTGGTGAGGGCCGGGTGGCGAAGTACGAGACCGAACCGAACGAGCTCTTGCCTCGGGCGTGGATGCGGCGGATCCTCTCACGACTCGTCGCTCGGTGAGCGCACCATTCGGCGAACAGCTTCCGGAAGCGAAGAAGAAGCGGCCCCGAGGCTGGGGAGGTGACGCTTGCGCTCGACGCAGAAGAGCCTGGGCCAGCGGGCGATGGAATCTCGCGCGATCGTGAAGATCTACGAGAGCCGGCTTTGGCGGCGCAACCCGCTCTTCGCTGCCCTGACGGGCCTCCCCTTCGACGCCGAGCTCGAAACGATTGCCCCGGCGGCTGGGATTGTCGGCTCTCCACGGCGGGTGCTGGACCTGGCCTGTGGTTCGGGCATCTACACTCGACCCTTCGCCCACCGTCTCCCCGCCGGACGGATCATCGGTCTGGACCTCTCATCACCGATGCTCGACCACGCCCGCGCCGCCCTTCGCTCCGAGGGACTGTCGAACGTCGATCTGGTGCGAGGATCGGCTTTGTCTCTTCCCTTTGGCGCCGCGAGCTTCG
This genomic interval from bacterium contains the following:
- a CDS encoding methyltransferase domain-containing protein encodes the protein MRSTQKSLGQRAMESRAIVKIYESRLWRRNPLFAALTGLPFDAELETIAPAAGIVGSPRRVLDLACGSGIYTRPFAHRLPAGRIIGLDLSSPMLDHARAALRSEGLSNVDLVRGSALSLPFGAASFEIVNCCGALHLFPDVNEALGEIARVLTPGGRFTAAVFHRRSGDDRGFRRLIRRWSGVASFDPEELEGRLAARGLGGFEVLHLHGPWLLLAGTRLPE